The window CGCGCATTTTACCTCTTTTATATTGATAAGTTTGTCTTGCCAAGGATTTATGATGAGTGATCAGCACGCACAAAAGCAAGCCGCTGCCAAGGCTGCTCTACGCTATATCGAAGACGATATGATATTAGGGGTAGGGACGGGTAGCACGGTAAATTGTCTGATTGAGTTATTGCCTACATTTAGGCTTGCCGGTGCGGTTGCCAGCTCACAGGTTACAGAAGATAAACTTCGTGCACTCGGTATCGAAGTGGTCGACTTAAATTTTGCCGGTACGCTAGATGTTTATATCGATGGTGCAGATGAGGTTAATGAGCATTTGCAATTAATTAAAGGGGGCGGCGGGGCACTCACTCGCGAAAAAATCGTTGCAGCCGCGTCTAATAAGTTTGTATGCATGGTTGATGACAGCAAAATGGTTAAGGTACTTGGGCGCGAGTTCCCCGTACCGATTGAAGTGCTACCGCAAGCGCGCTCTTATGTGGCACGGCAGTTGGCGCAGTTGGGCGGTGAGCCCGTATATCGTGAAGACTTTGTTACTGATTATGGCAATGTCATCTTAGATACTTATGACTTAGATGTTAGTAATCCGCTTGAGCTTGAACAGCAGTTGAATAATATCGTGGGCGTGGTATGTAATGGTATTTTTGCTGCCAATCAAGCCGATATTGTGTTAAAGGCGGGTAGTGATGGGGTAGAAACCTTAACGCGTTAAGATTAATTTAATATTTTAGCATAACGGTTTTTGTATAGTAAAAAAGGCAGATTACTAATGTAATCTGCCTTTTTTATGGTGTCGATTTTTTACGATATTAACTTTAAAAAATCTTTTTAGACATATCTTTACTATGCAGGCAACTTAATCTTGTCTTTTAATAAAAATTCCATCAATGCCTTTTGCGCATGTAAGCGGTTTTCTGCCTCATCCCAGACTACAGAACGTGGGTCATCGAGCATATCGTGAGAAATTTCCTCTCCACGATGCGCAGGCAAGCAGTGCATAAAGACCACTTCTGGGTCTGCTTTGTCTAATAATGATGGTGTCACTTGATAGGGAGCAAAACGGCGCGCGCGGGTGTTTTGTTCTGACTCTTGACCCATACTGGCCCACACGTCTGTGACAATTAAGTTGGAGTCTTTTGCCGCATCCTGCACGTTTTCGACTAGGCTGACGCAGTGCGAGAAACGCTCCATAAGCGCAGGATCTGGCTCAAAACCATAAGGGGCAGCGACGCGCAGCTCAAAGCCAAACTGATTTGCTGCTTGCATAAACGATGAGCACATATTATTGCCATCACCGACCCAAGTGACGATTTTATTTTCGATACTACCGCGATGCTCGTAGTAGGTTTGCATATCAGCAAGCAGCTGGCAAGGGTGGTAGTCGTCGGTTAGCGCATTGATAATCGGCACACTGGAATATTCCGCAAAAGTTTCAACTTTTTCGTGCCCAAAGGTACGAATCATGATGATGTCAACCATGCTCGATATCACGCGTGCCGAGTCCTCTAAAGGCTCACCGCGACCCAGCTGCGTGTCATTTGGCGATAGAAAAATAGCACTACCGCCGAACTGACCCATACCGGTTTCAAACGATATGCGTGTACGGGTAGATGATTTTTCAAAAATCATACCCAGCGTACGGCCAACAAAGGGCTGATAAATCTCGCCGGCATGTTGCATCTTACGCAATTCACTCGCGCGTTTGATGAGAGCTTCTAGTTCTTGTTTGGTTAAATCAGATAAGGTCAAAAAATGGCGCAAACTCATAGCAGTCCTAGCAGTCGATCACAGTCAATGAAAAATGATACGTTATCAGCCGTCAATGGCGATCAGCTATGCCGTGGTGACAACAAACTTTTAGTATAGCGTAATTACTTCCAATGTAAACGCCCAATTTTGACATGAGGAGTGAGTACTAGGACTTCGTTATTTGGATACATTAGTTAAACTTGTTTGCGCTCTGGACGTGCGCTAAGGCGACACAGAAGCTCATAACCAATAGTACCAGCATGAGCGGCCACTTCATCAACATGAGGCGCACTGCCCCAAAGCACCACCTTACTGTTTAGAGCAATATTTTCAGGTGCTGCACTGATATCTATAACAATCATATCCATCGCGACCCGACCACGAACCGGACAGGGATAGCTTTGGTTATTACCATCATCAGTATTGGCATCGATGACAGAGACATAAGAATCGTCATTGATCACACGTGGATAACCGTCACCATAACCTATACTAATCAATGCCGTTCTGGTATCTTGTTGTGCAATCCAGCGGCTACCATAGCCAATAGCGTCGCCAGCTTTAACCGTTTGAAAGGCCATAATTTGCGCGCTAAAGTCCATCGCAGGCTGTAAATTTAAATCATAAGCAGATTTCGTATTGACCGGCGAGCTACCATATAACATGATGCCTGGGCGTACCCAGTCATAGTGGCTGTCGGTAAAATTCACCAATCCTGCTGAATTGCATAGTGATCCTCTAATATCTGGGCTGATATTATCTCGTAGGACAGTGAGCATGTCAGCGAAGCGCTGTATTTGGATAGCATTTAATGGGTGGTCACGGTCATCTGCATTGGCAAAATGAGTGGTAAGAATCAGTTGGTAGCCAGCAGCATGAAGTTGATTTGCTGCCTGAATGACGTTCTCATCGTTAAAACCCAAACGATTCATGCCGGTATTATATTTAAGCCATACTAGCCGTGTTGGGCTATTAGCTGACGGTACATTCTCTAACGCCCAATCTAGCTGTGGACGATGATGAATGACACAACTGAATGACTGATCAATGGCTTGCTGCCATTCATCCACGCTAAACACCCCTTCAACTAGGCCAATCGTTTTATCCCAGCCTAATTGCCGTGCCTCTAGCGCCTCATCAAAAGTTGCCACGCCGATACCGTCTGCCTGCTGTAGAGCTGGCAAGACCACGGCGACTCCATGACCATACGCGTTGGCTTTCACCATGGCTAGAACTTTTGCAGTAGGCACAATTTTTTTGACTTGCATCAGGTTGTGGGTAAGGGCATCGGGGTTAATAGTGATAGTGGCGGTGCGCATAGTCAGCTTCTTTATTAGCAGAGTTTCAAAGCTACTGACCAGCCAAAGCTATTGTTATTAATAGCCGTTTGTTATCAGCAGCAATTTATCGTTAAAAGTTAATCAAATTATTAAAGGTTAATTGCTTTTTTAAATATTAGGCACGCTCGCGCACTATTCATCATCAAAGGTAACGCCTTGATAGTATTCAGGCGTGAGGTTGATAAAGCGGGTAAACTGCCCCTCAAAACCCAAGCGTAATGTTCCGATAGGACCGTTACGTTGCTTACCAATAATAATCTCAGCCACGCCTTTGTGGTCTGAGTTTTCATTATAAATCTCGTCGCGATAAATAAACATAATCAAATCGGCATCCTGTTCAATTGCGCCAGACTCACGTAAATCTGACATAATCGGGCGCTTATTTGGACGGTTTTCTAGACTACGGTTCAGTTGTGATAGGGCAATGACTGGACATTCAAGTTCACGGGCTAACGCCTTTAGACTACGAGAGATCTCAGAGATTTCCCCAACACGGTTGGTATCAAGACCAGGGACTTTCATTAATTGTAGATAATCGACGATGATAGCGCCTAACTTTCCGTCATGATTTTTGGCGATACGGCGACAGCGTGAACGTAGCTCTGATGGTGGTAGGGCAGTACTGTCATCGATATATAAATGCTTTGATTGCAGATGTTGAATGGCATTCATCATCTTTGCCCACTCATCTTCGTTCATTTGCCCTGAGCGCAGATGGGTTTGATTGATCGCTCCCCACGATGACAATAGACGCATAACAATTGATTCTGCTGGCATCTCCATAGAAAACACCACCACTGGAAGATCTTCATTGAATAAAATCCCCTCCGCCAAGTTCATAGCAAAGGTGGTCTTACCCATAGAAGGACGAGCGGCGACAATGACTAGATCACCAGCTTGTAGCCCTTGGGTTTTATTATTTAGCTCGGCAAATGGGGTTTGCAGACCAATCATGCCATCAGGATTTGATTTGAGCTCTTGAATTTTATCGATGACGTTGGTCAATACCGAAGTAATACCAACCGGCCCGCGCTGCTCAGCGCGTTTATTATGCTGCTCATTGATACTGAATATTTTGGCTTCCACATTGTCCAAAATATCACTGACGGTTTGATCTTTGGGATGATAAGCTAAAGTGAGCATATCATTGCCCGTAGCAATCAGCTGGCGCAAGGTAGACAGTTCACGTACGCGCTGTGCATAGGCCGTTAGGTTAAAGAGAGTCGCTGGGCTTTGGCTTAAGATATCGGCTAAATAACTGTCACCACCAGCACTTTTAAGAAGCTTTTGAGCTTCTAACCAGTCATGCACCATAACCGTATCATAAGGCTCATTAACGGCCGCCAAATGAGCGATAGCGTCGAAGATATATTGGTGCCGCCCCGCATAAAAGTCGTCTTTGGTGACGATGTCGGCAATCTTGTCATATGCCTCTTCAATACTCATCAAAGAAGCCAGCAACGCCTTTTCGATATCGATATTGTGTGGCGGTTGCTGATTGAGTAAGTCGTCGGTCTTGTCGGTGTCTGCCATGAGTGCCTAATTATTAAAAAAAGTCGGTATTCAGAAGTCGTTGTAAAAAATGCATTAAAATAAAACAGTTAAAAGAGTATGTCTAAAAAAATAGTATGATTAAAAATATAAACAGAAAGTGAGCTGTACTTCTACGATAGAGGTACCAAAACGTGGCTTCATCGCTCGCCAGTAAATGCTACAATCAAAAGCGAAAGTTTAACACATTATGTGCTTTTTTCGGACGCTATCAGCAACTATCTATGTATCCGCCAGTCTCTTAATAGATATGAATAGCGAATAAAATGATGCACTAAAAAGTCATAAATATAATAAGAAATATAATAAAATCTGATATTTATAATATGAGTAAGGACAGTTCGACTATGCAAAAACTACCTCTTCTTATCACCACTGGTGAGCCTGCGGGCATCGGTATGGACGTGGTGCTACTACTGGCACAAGCCGGTAAGTTACAAGATTTTTCGCGACCAATTTGGGTGACCGCTGATGCCGCTGCCATGCAAGCGCGAGCAGATGAGTTGGTCGCCGCTGGTGTGTTAACGAGCAAACTATCTTGGCAAACAGCAGATGCACAAATAGATGCTGACGATTTTATAGGGCATATATCACAGCAGTTTGCTGTCACTAATGATGATAATAGCCCTGCGTTTATTTTACTTGATATTCCTTGTGGTGCTCCTGTGGTCGCTGGTCATATTGATATTAATAATGCGCTAATGGTTGCGCAGCAATTAGAAATCGCCCATCAGCTTGCGTCAAATAACACTGTGGCCGCTATAATAACCGGACCACTACAAAAATCTGCGCTGATTGATGCAGATATCAAGCTGTTGGATGGCACGATGTTTAGCGGTCATACGGAATTTTTTATGCAGCAAAGTGGCCGTGATAAAGTGGTAATGATGTTAGCCAATCCAACCATGAAAGTCGCCTTGGTGACCACTCATTTGGCTCTAAAAGATGTGCCCGCTGCTATTACTGCAAATAATGTACGCCAGACCGTACAAATTGTGCTCGATGATATGCGCTCAAAATTTGGCTTGACTCAACCGCGTATTTTAGTTTGTGGTCTTAATCCGCATGCTGGCGAGGGTGGGCATTTGGGCACGGAAGAGATTGAAATTATCAATCCTGTGTTGCAAGAATTTATCGCAGCAGGGGTAGATATCTCGGAGGCGATGCCCGCTGATACACTATTCACGCCCAGACATTTGGAGAATTGTGATGC of the Psychrobacter sp. LV10R520-6 genome contains:
- the rpiA gene encoding ribose-5-phosphate isomerase RpiA; amino-acid sequence: MSDQHAQKQAAAKAALRYIEDDMILGVGTGSTVNCLIELLPTFRLAGAVASSQVTEDKLRALGIEVVDLNFAGTLDVYIDGADEVNEHLQLIKGGGGALTREKIVAAASNKFVCMVDDSKMVKVLGREFPVPIEVLPQARSYVARQLAQLGGEPVYREDFVTDYGNVILDTYDLDVSNPLELEQQLNNIVGVVCNGIFAANQADIVLKAGSDGVETLTR
- the argF gene encoding ornithine carbamoyltransferase, which gives rise to MSLRHFLTLSDLTKQELEALIKRASELRKMQHAGEIYQPFVGRTLGMIFEKSSTRTRISFETGMGQFGGSAIFLSPNDTQLGRGEPLEDSARVISSMVDIIMIRTFGHEKVETFAEYSSVPIINALTDDYHPCQLLADMQTYYEHRGSIENKIVTWVGDGNNMCSSFMQAANQFGFELRVAAPYGFEPDPALMERFSHCVSLVENVQDAAKDSNLIVTDVWASMGQESEQNTRARRFAPYQVTPSLLDKADPEVVFMHCLPAHRGEEISHDMLDDPRSVVWDEAENRLHAQKALMEFLLKDKIKLPA
- the alr gene encoding alanine racemase, which codes for MRTATITINPDALTHNLMQVKKIVPTAKVLAMVKANAYGHGVAVVLPALQQADGIGVATFDEALEARQLGWDKTIGLVEGVFSVDEWQQAIDQSFSCVIHHRPQLDWALENVPSANSPTRLVWLKYNTGMNRLGFNDENVIQAANQLHAAGYQLILTTHFANADDRDHPLNAIQIQRFADMLTVLRDNISPDIRGSLCNSAGLVNFTDSHYDWVRPGIMLYGSSPVNTKSAYDLNLQPAMDFSAQIMAFQTVKAGDAIGYGSRWIAQQDTRTALISIGYGDGYPRVINDDSYVSVIDANTDDGNNQSYPCPVRGRVAMDMIVIDISAAPENIALNSKVVLWGSAPHVDEVAAHAGTIGYELLCRLSARPERKQV
- the dnaB gene encoding replicative DNA helicase produces the protein MADTDKTDDLLNQQPPHNIDIEKALLASLMSIEEAYDKIADIVTKDDFYAGRHQYIFDAIAHLAAVNEPYDTVMVHDWLEAQKLLKSAGGDSYLADILSQSPATLFNLTAYAQRVRELSTLRQLIATGNDMLTLAYHPKDQTVSDILDNVEAKIFSINEQHNKRAEQRGPVGITSVLTNVIDKIQELKSNPDGMIGLQTPFAELNNKTQGLQAGDLVIVAARPSMGKTTFAMNLAEGILFNEDLPVVVFSMEMPAESIVMRLLSSWGAINQTHLRSGQMNEDEWAKMMNAIQHLQSKHLYIDDSTALPPSELRSRCRRIAKNHDGKLGAIIVDYLQLMKVPGLDTNRVGEISEISRSLKALARELECPVIALSQLNRSLENRPNKRPIMSDLRESGAIEQDADLIMFIYRDEIYNENSDHKGVAEIIIGKQRNGPIGTLRLGFEGQFTRFINLTPEYYQGVTFDDE
- the pdxA gene encoding 4-hydroxythreonine-4-phosphate dehydrogenase PdxA produces the protein MQKLPLLITTGEPAGIGMDVVLLLAQAGKLQDFSRPIWVTADAAAMQARADELVAAGVLTSKLSWQTADAQIDADDFIGHISQQFAVTNDDNSPAFILLDIPCGAPVVAGHIDINNALMVAQQLEIAHQLASNNTVAAIITGPLQKSALIDADIKLLDGTMFSGHTEFFMQQSGRDKVVMMLANPTMKVALVTTHLALKDVPAAITANNVRQTVQIVLDDMRSKFGLTQPRILVCGLNPHAGEGGHLGTEEIEIINPVLQEFIAAGVDISEAMPADTLFTPRHLENCDAVIAMYHDQGLPVLKSHGFGDTVNLTLGLPYIRTSVDHGTALDLAGRGGASATSLYQALVMANEMADKALAH